TGCTTCTTTTAATACCATTTTCATACTCTTGTATAGTTTTTCTCTTTGCTCTGAACCGATAGTTTCAATATTTTTATGAGGATTTATCTTAGCTTTAAATAATATTTCATCAGAATAAACATTTCCAATTCCGGCAATATCCCTTTGATCTAATAAAAAGGCTTTTATGTTCTTTCGCTGGTGTTTATCTAAGATTTTGAAAAAGTCCTTTTTAGAAATGGTCAAGGGTTCTGGCCCCATTTCTTTTATCAGCTTTATCTCCTCTGGGTCTTTTACTAAATAGATTTTACCTAACTTTCTTATACTAAGCCACTTAAGTTCATATCCATTCTCAAATTTTATAACGAGACGGGTAAACCTATCTTTTTTTGTTCTTTGTTTCACATAGTGCAAATCTCCTGTCATTCCAAAATGAAATATAAGTTTTTCAGGAACATCCTTAATCTCACAGATCAAAAACTTCCCTCTCCTGTTAACATCTATAAAACTTCTCCCTACAAGCTTACTCTTTAAATCTTTAAAATTTATATTTTTAATCAAATCTTTACAGCTGCATTGAACATCAGCGATAACTTTATCGAGGGAGCTTTCCTCAAAATATGTTTTAAAAGATTCAACATCTGGTAATTCTGGCATTGTCTCTACAAAAATTCCTAATTTTTGCAAGCAATTCTACGAAGTAGAATTGTCTCTACAATTGCAAGCTTAAATCTCTTTGAGATTTATGTGTCTCATATATTAAATTTCCTCTATTGCACTTTTAAAAGAATTGAAACGCAGATCGGGTAATTTAGTTATATCAAAGAATTTTACATCCTGAGCGTCATCTCCAGCAATTGGCGTTCCACCATTCAATTCAACAAGATACATGATAACTAATATATCTCCATAGATTTTTGCACTTTCCCTATATACTCCGAGCAACCTTTCTACTTCTCCAGACATACCAGTTTCTTCCTTCAGTTCTCTTAAAACAGCTTTTTCCGGAGTTTCCCCCAGCTCCACAAAACCAGAGGGAGGCGCCCAAATTCCTTTTCCTGGCTCAACTCCTCTTTTGATCAATAAAACTTTATCTTCTTTTACAGCAATGGCACCAACAGAAGGCAAGGGATTTTTATAGTTAATAAAAGCACAATAGGGACAATATTTCCTCTCCTTACCATTAAAAATTCCTACTTTAAGAATATTCCCGCAAATTGGACAATACTTATATTCTTCCATGTTTATCTTGCAGCTTTTTCAACAAAATGCCGCAATAAGCCAAAACTTGCACCTCTTACTATATAAGAATCTACAACAAATGTCGGGGTGCCGTTGGAATGCAGTGTTTTAAGCATTTCCTTTTCGTTTGCTTCTATGATATTTTTGGTTTTCTTGCTCTGTGCTATTTTAACCAACTTTGCATAATCAATCTTATTCTTTTTACAATAATCCTTTATTTTTCCTACTATTTCTTCTTTTTTTCGATTGGCGTTTAAGAAAAGCAGAGAAGAAATGTCCTGTCTAAAATGAGACATGGCAATGAACATCTCAGTTAGAAAACGGTTTTTTTCAGTGGTATGAATTAGAACCGGTTTTATATAAACATCTACAGGCCATTTTTCTTCTTTGACCAGGCTTAAAACCCCATCTCGGCTTATCCTGCAATAAGGACACTCAAAATCAAGATACATAACAATATTAAATTTAGAATTGTTTGCCTTGTGAACTATTACAGCATTTTTGACAGACACACTAATTTTGTTTTTTTCAGCAAGGGCAGCAGAAAGAATGGGATAATGATTTTTCCCCTCAACTTGAATCGCACTGGTAATAACCATATCTCCGTTAGAAGCAAAAGGCATGATCTTTTGTTGTTTATCCTTCTTTAAAGTAATGGTTACTAGATGAAATCCCTGAAGTCCAGATATTTTGCCTTCATCTTTTACTTTTACCTCTATTCCTCTTGCAGAATATTGTTTTATTTGCTTTTCAAAAATAGAGTTAACCGCCTCTTTGGGCGAAGCTGCATAAACCAAAACTGGCAACATAAGTATTGCTAACACCAAACAAAATTTTAAAAAATGTCGCTTCAAATCTATGATTTGTGTCATAAAAACCCCTTATAAATTAAGATTTACTTTCCTTAAAACTATCACTCAAATAACGATGAATTTCATCTAAAGCAGGAGGAGCTATATAAAAAACCTCTATGTCGGATGGAAACTGAAACTGATTGTTTTCTAAAACAAATAACAATCCTGCCTCCCCATCTTGAAGCGTTTCGGCTATTTTGTTTACGACATATTCGTTTCTCTTTTCAGCAGCCTTATTATAAGCCTCAGAAACAATCTTCGTCGCATTCTGGCTCTCAACACCTATCATCATACACCGTTGCCAATCTAAGGTTTCCTTTAATGTTTCGTCATCTTCTACAGCAAAAAGTTTTACTCCCCTATCCAACATCTCTTTAACGATCTTAAAACTGCTCTGGTTTAAATTTTCAATTATTTTCAATCCCTCTTCTCCTTCCTTTGAAACAAACTCATGATAAATGTTTTTGACCTGCCCCATCTTAAGTTCCAAATTTTCTATTTGTTCTTTAGCCTGTTTCCAGTAGTCCTCAAATTTTTTCTCATACTCCTCTTGCTTCTCCTTAACATCCAATCCTGTCATTGAAGATATAAGCGGAACAAGATATAACCTTTTCTTATCCTTAAACTTTTCAACTGAAGGTTTTTTTACCTTACCTAATTCTGGCATATCATCCTCCTTTAATTGTTTTATTCCAG
This region of Deltaproteobacteria bacterium genomic DNA includes:
- a CDS encoding thioredoxin domain-containing protein, whose amino-acid sequence is MTQIIDLKRHFLKFCLVLAILMLPVLVYAASPKEAVNSIFEKQIKQYSARGIEVKVKDEGKISGLQGFHLVTITLKKDKQQKIMPFASNGDMVITSAIQVEGKNHYPILSAALAEKNKISVSVKNAVIVHKANNSKFNIVMYLDFECPYCRISRDGVLSLVKEEKWPVDVYIKPVLIHTTEKNRFLTEMFIAMSHFRQDISSLLFLNANRKKEEIVGKIKDYCKKNKIDYAKLVKIAQSKKTKNIIEANEKEMLKTLHSNGTPTFVVDSYIVRGASFGLLRHFVEKAAR
- a CDS encoding Fpg/Nei family DNA glycosylase; translation: MPELPDVESFKTYFEESSLDKVIADVQCSCKDLIKNINFKDLKSKLVGRSFIDVNRRGKFLICEIKDVPEKLIFHFGMTGDLHYVKQRTKKDRFTRLVIKFENGYELKWLSIRKLGKIYLVKDPEEIKLIKEMGPEPLTISKKDFFKILDKHQRKNIKAFLLDQRDIAGIGNVYSDEILFKAKINPHKNIETIGSEQREKLYKSMKMVLKEAIDCNMYFDSSWLIVHRGRDMRCPRNKNHKLKREIIAGRSCYFCPVCQA
- a CDS encoding NUDIX hydrolase — translated: MEEYKYCPICGNILKVGIFNGKERKYCPYCAFINYKNPLPSVGAIAVKEDKVLLIKRGVEPGKGIWAPPSGFVELGETPEKAVLRELKEETGMSGEVERLLGVYRESAKIYGDILVIMYLVELNGGTPIAGDDAQDVKFFDITKLPDLRFNSFKSAIEEI